A window from Hymenobacter volaticus encodes these proteins:
- a CDS encoding alpha/beta hydrolase — MSSTTSEAPYQVSVALPVASDPAISREVKTFLAALNGAGGPPLETLSPVDARQVLVGAQASVQVDLSGIEVAEKTIEQDGYTVPLHIVRPTGTADTVLPVFVFIHGGGWVLGDFPTHQRLVRDLVVESGYAAVFVNYTPTPDAQYPQAIHEIYAATKWVAEHGTDINVDGKNLAVVGNSVGGNMTTVTCLQAKEKGGPHIKLQVLFWPIVDANFDTESYQRYGQDRFLTTSLMKWMYDLYTTDPAERAQIYASPLNATLEQLQGLPPALIQVAEADVLRDEGEAYGRKLDEAGVTVTTVRYNGMIHDFGLLNGLAELPQVKSHIRQAAAELRKYLGA, encoded by the coding sequence ATGAGTAGCACAACTTCCGAAGCGCCCTACCAAGTATCCGTCGCCTTACCCGTCGCCTCCGACCCAGCTATTTCGCGGGAAGTAAAAACGTTTCTGGCAGCTCTAAACGGCGCGGGCGGGCCACCCCTAGAAACTCTGTCGCCGGTTGACGCCCGCCAGGTGCTGGTCGGTGCGCAGGCGTCGGTGCAGGTCGATTTATCAGGCATCGAAGTAGCCGAGAAAACCATTGAGCAGGACGGCTACACGGTGCCGCTGCACATCGTGCGCCCCACGGGTACTGCCGATACGGTGCTACCTGTGTTCGTCTTCATTCACGGGGGCGGTTGGGTGCTCGGCGACTTCCCCACTCACCAGCGCTTGGTGCGCGACCTGGTAGTAGAGTCGGGTTACGCGGCAGTGTTTGTGAACTACACGCCCACGCCAGATGCGCAGTATCCGCAGGCCATTCATGAAATCTACGCCGCCACCAAGTGGGTAGCCGAGCACGGCACCGACATCAACGTCGACGGTAAAAACCTGGCCGTGGTAGGCAACAGTGTGGGCGGCAACATGACCACCGTTACCTGCCTGCAAGCTAAAGAGAAGGGCGGCCCGCACATCAAGCTCCAGGTTCTGTTTTGGCCTATCGTGGATGCCAACTTCGATACGGAATCCTACCAGCGCTACGGCCAGGACCGGTTCCTGACCACTTCGCTGATGAAGTGGATGTATGACCTCTACACCACCGACCCCGCGGAGCGGGCGCAAATTTATGCCTCCCCGCTGAATGCCACTTTAGAGCAACTGCAAGGTTTGCCGCCCGCTCTCATTCAAGTAGCCGAAGCCGATGTGCTACGCGACGAGGGCGAAGCCTACGGCCGTAAGCTCGACGAGGCTGGCGTGACCGTCACGACCGTGCGCTACAACGGCATGATTCACGATTTCGGCTTGCTCAATGGCCTGGCCGAATTGCCGCAAGTGAAGTCTCACATTCGGCAGGCCGCCGCCGAGCTGCGGAAGTATCTCGGCGCTTAG
- the rplT gene encoding 50S ribosomal protein L20 has protein sequence MPRSVNHVASRHRRKKVMRLAKGYFGRRKNVWTVAKNAVEKGLLYAYRDRKTKKREFRALWIQRINAGAREHGLSYSQLMGGLKKAGIDLNRKVLADLALNHPEAFRGIVEKVK, from the coding sequence ATGCCAAGAAGTGTCAACCACGTGGCTTCGCGCCACCGTCGGAAAAAAGTAATGCGTTTGGCGAAAGGCTATTTCGGCCGTCGCAAGAACGTTTGGACCGTTGCTAAAAATGCCGTTGAAAAAGGTCTGCTGTATGCTTACCGCGACCGTAAGACCAAGAAGCGCGAGTTCCGCGCCCTCTGGATTCAGCGTATCAATGCTGGCGCTCGTGAGCACGGCTTGTCGTACTCGCAGTTGATGGGCGGCCTGAAAAAAGCAGGTATCGACCTCAACCGCAAAGTATTGGCTGATTTAGCTTTGAACCACCCCGAGGCTTTCCGTGGCATTGTGGAGAAAGTTAAGTAG
- a CDS encoding ion channel — translation MQFHLVRAAVPFAALLLGSSLLYLFGLIKFDSPGVDTGLVLLMTVVKVACFLFATLHWIQQTVSSPFHRRYLMSFLVLQVLLIVLSFALDYYYLYQINAAAFHLPADRKSHAELLLTFLYFSLGKYTTAGVGDIHPTSPAAQICAMGEMVVSYFTTVLLIANVSYLQALFSRKAEE, via the coding sequence ATGCAGTTCCATCTAGTGCGGGCCGCCGTGCCTTTCGCAGCCTTACTCTTGGGAAGCAGCCTGCTGTACCTCTTCGGCCTAATCAAGTTTGATAGCCCGGGCGTTGATACAGGATTGGTATTGCTTATGACGGTGGTCAAAGTAGCGTGTTTTCTGTTTGCCACATTGCACTGGATTCAGCAGACCGTCTCCTCGCCTTTCCATCGCCGATACCTGATGAGCTTTCTGGTGCTACAGGTATTGCTGATTGTCTTATCGTTTGCGCTTGACTACTACTACCTGTACCAAATCAACGCTGCCGCCTTCCACTTACCTGCTGACCGCAAAAGCCACGCGGAGCTTCTATTGACGTTTCTTTACTTCAGCCTCGGCAAGTACACCACCGCGGGCGTAGGCGATATTCACCCAACCTCCCCAGCGGCCCAGATCTGCGCCATGGGCGAAATGGTGGTTTCGTACTTTACTACGGTTCTCCTCATTGCCAACGTGAGCTATTTGCAGGCCTTATTTAGTCGCAAAGCCGAAGAGTGA
- a CDS encoding alpha/beta fold hydrolase — MANTPMDESTASATGIKNIVLVHGTWADGTSWGKVIPLLQAQGYHVTAVQNPLTSLGDDVAATKRAIALQDGPVLLVGHSWGGVVITEAGNDSKVTGLVYVAAAAPDEGQSFLDLVQTAAATPGNDEIRPDAQGFVSMTPKGIIEDFAQDLTSTEQQVLIATQGPQAFSALKEKITQAAWKTKPSWYVVAANDRMINPDLERTLAKKMNATTTTLATSHVAMLAQPEKVAAVIMEAASKAGASIVAAR, encoded by the coding sequence ATGGCCAACACTCCCATGGATGAGTCAACTGCTTCCGCCACCGGCATCAAAAACATAGTACTCGTACACGGTACCTGGGCCGATGGCACGAGTTGGGGCAAAGTTATTCCGCTGCTACAAGCCCAAGGCTACCACGTCACGGCTGTTCAAAACCCGTTGACTTCGCTTGGCGACGACGTGGCGGCAACCAAGCGGGCCATTGCCTTGCAAGATGGCCCAGTGCTGCTGGTTGGCCACTCTTGGGGTGGCGTAGTTATCACCGAAGCCGGCAACGACTCCAAAGTAACGGGCCTGGTGTACGTGGCTGCCGCGGCTCCCGACGAAGGCCAGTCGTTTTTGGATCTGGTACAAACTGCGGCGGCAACGCCCGGCAACGACGAAATCCGTCCTGATGCCCAGGGCTTTGTGAGCATGACGCCCAAGGGAATTATAGAAGATTTCGCGCAGGACCTAACTTCAACGGAACAACAGGTGCTTATCGCCACCCAGGGGCCCCAGGCGTTTTCGGCCCTGAAAGAGAAAATCACGCAGGCCGCCTGGAAAACCAAACCATCTTGGTACGTAGTAGCCGCCAATGACCGCATGATTAACCCGGACCTGGAGCGCACTCTAGCCAAGAAAATGAATGCCACAACCACCACGCTAGCCACCAGCCACGTGGCCATGCTAGCTCAGCCGGAAAAAGTAGCGGCCGTTATTATGGAAGCAGCTAGCAAAGCTGGAGCCAGTATAGTAGCCGCGAGGTAA
- a CDS encoding tetratricopeptide repeat protein has product MKLLGRLCVLVLLTCLWVAPADAQFRRTKPKPAPPTETPLSIELTKLLAEAKSLQAQYKESEALARYELVLAKAPATYEALWRAAVLSVRIGSRYTDETRKIAYFSAARLYASRALVVRPEGAESNYAEALALANQATLLTARARLLAYREMRPYIFKAVAVRPDFTDALQLLGRWHFRVDHYNILERIFSRLFLGGTPDEASSNAAIEALTRAHELEPQRIQFAYDLARIHIAEKHRTRAIAVLQDAIEITPVTAEELEMSRRCRKLLIQLNRKMLKQVHSHLREIE; this is encoded by the coding sequence ATGAAGTTGCTGGGTCGCTTGTGTGTACTGGTGTTGCTGACGTGCCTTTGGGTTGCGCCAGCAGATGCGCAGTTCCGTAGAACAAAGCCCAAACCTGCGCCTCCAACTGAAACACCTCTTTCTATCGAGCTAACCAAGCTATTAGCTGAAGCAAAGTCGTTGCAGGCGCAATACAAAGAATCGGAGGCGCTAGCCAGATACGAGTTAGTGTTAGCAAAAGCGCCTGCCACGTACGAGGCGCTCTGGCGAGCTGCTGTTTTGAGCGTGCGCATTGGCTCGCGCTATACCGATGAAACCCGAAAAATTGCTTATTTCTCGGCGGCCCGGCTCTATGCCAGTCGAGCTTTAGTAGTACGGCCGGAAGGAGCCGAGAGCAATTATGCTGAAGCTTTAGCACTGGCCAACCAAGCGACGCTCCTTACAGCCCGTGCTCGGCTGCTGGCCTACCGCGAAATGCGGCCGTATATCTTCAAAGCAGTAGCAGTTCGTCCCGACTTTACGGATGCGTTACAACTACTAGGGCGCTGGCACTTCCGCGTCGATCACTACAATATTCTTGAACGAATTTTCAGCCGGCTTTTCTTAGGTGGAACACCCGATGAAGCAAGCAGTAATGCCGCTATCGAAGCCCTCACGCGGGCGCATGAGTTAGAGCCTCAGCGTATTCAGTTTGCCTATGATTTAGCGCGTATTCACATAGCCGAAAAGCACCGTACCCGCGCCATAGCGGTTTTGCAAGACGCCATAGAAATTACGCCCGTCACGGCTGAGGAACTGGAAATGAGTCGGCGCTGCCGCAAGCTTCTCATTCAACTCAACCGAAAAATGCTGAAGCAAGTCCATAGTCACCTGCGGGAAATAGAATGA
- a CDS encoding YitT family protein: MLFQQLLLLKKRAPTQTTAYGSSASSISVQSWKRFFAALVNTSFVMAGILSAGMGLKSFLLPNHFIDGGATGIAMLLSATLKLPLSYGLLLINIPFLLLGYRQMGGQFALKGAAAIGGLALCLEVVPYPNITPDLLLTAVFGGVFLGAGIGLAMRGGAVLDGTEILALLINRHTPLLKVSDIILLMNIFIFGAAAFVLGVTQALYSILTYAAASKTLDFLLNGIEQYTGVTIISTRSDEIRHVITHNMGRGVTVYKGQSGFGKRGEHREEINIIFTVVTRLELPKLREEVKRLDSQAFLVQQSVDDAVGGMLKKRPLHD, encoded by the coding sequence ATGCTGTTCCAACAACTTTTGCTCCTGAAGAAACGTGCTCCCACGCAAACCACAGCCTATGGCTCTTCTGCATCCTCTATCTCAGTTCAGTCCTGGAAACGCTTTTTTGCGGCGCTAGTAAACACCTCTTTCGTGATGGCAGGCATATTGTCGGCCGGGATGGGGTTGAAGTCATTCCTGCTCCCCAACCACTTCATCGATGGAGGTGCTACGGGTATCGCCATGTTACTGTCGGCTACTCTCAAACTGCCCCTTTCGTACGGACTGCTACTTATCAATATTCCTTTCCTACTCCTTGGCTACCGGCAAATGGGTGGACAATTTGCCCTAAAAGGTGCAGCGGCTATTGGTGGCCTAGCGCTGTGCTTGGAAGTGGTACCCTACCCTAATATCACGCCCGACTTGTTGTTGACAGCCGTATTCGGTGGCGTTTTCCTTGGAGCAGGCATCGGGCTAGCAATGCGTGGCGGGGCTGTTCTCGATGGGACCGAGATATTGGCTTTACTCATCAACCGCCATACCCCATTGCTGAAAGTAAGTGACATCATTTTACTGATGAACATTTTCATTTTTGGGGCCGCCGCCTTCGTGCTCGGAGTCACACAAGCCCTCTACTCCATTTTGACATACGCAGCAGCCTCCAAAACCCTAGATTTCCTTCTCAACGGCATCGAGCAGTATACAGGCGTAACTATCATCTCCACGCGCAGCGACGAGATTCGGCATGTCATCACCCATAATATGGGGCGGGGAGTAACCGTGTATAAAGGGCAGAGTGGCTTTGGCAAGCGTGGTGAGCACCGCGAGGAAATTAATATCATCTTCACAGTGGTCACTCGATTGGAACTACCCAAGTTACGAGAAGAAGTGAAGCGGCTTGACTCTCAAGCTTTCTTAGTTCAGCAGAGTGTGGATGATGCCGTCGGAGGCATGCTCAAAAAACGCCCTCTGCACGATTAA
- a CDS encoding tetratricopeptide repeat protein, with translation MFVAFLRPFLLWVPALGLLATASCTTASSEEQPETMVNLTTVQSGPKIQAEELDGAISRQPRNASLYARRAAFRLDAGQIEPAMSDINTALDLDDTPGEFHFTKARALRAQGKYEAALDAADVASQHGYASPELNLLVGETHLASRHYQTAIDYLDRALQQEPDHTAALFYKGVAYVGLQDTVQALDYLRASLARDPRQPETLHQLAFLSNAFRQPAIAAVYAARGLRLAPNYGPLLYDYGRQFELQNMPDSATRIYTRVVQLDTTFYRADYRLALVAYEKRKYADAVPHLQRALRRAPRLQGARQMLGESLENLGRYEEATEQYRFLVAENPGNRHWTYKVWKVGNRARGIIVDETPRRAAAPEERIEPISVLRPRL, from the coding sequence GTGTTCGTGGCTTTTTTGCGTCCTTTCTTACTTTGGGTACCTGCTTTAGGGCTGCTGGCCACGGCCTCCTGCACCACCGCGTCCAGTGAAGAGCAGCCCGAAACTATGGTCAACTTGACCACGGTGCAAAGTGGCCCTAAGATTCAGGCCGAGGAGCTAGACGGAGCTATCAGCCGCCAGCCACGCAATGCTTCTCTGTACGCGCGCCGGGCTGCGTTTCGCCTTGATGCCGGTCAAATTGAGCCGGCCATGAGTGATATCAACACGGCACTTGACCTTGACGATACGCCCGGCGAGTTTCACTTCACTAAAGCGCGCGCCCTCCGGGCGCAAGGCAAATACGAGGCCGCCCTCGACGCCGCCGATGTGGCTTCACAACACGGCTACGCTTCGCCAGAATTGAACTTGCTAGTTGGCGAAACGCACCTTGCCTCTCGCCACTACCAAACCGCCATCGACTACCTCGACCGGGCGCTACAGCAGGAGCCTGACCACACAGCCGCTTTGTTTTACAAGGGCGTGGCTTATGTAGGGCTCCAGGATACCGTGCAGGCGCTTGATTATCTGCGAGCGAGCTTGGCCCGTGACCCTCGCCAACCGGAGACATTACATCAGTTGGCTTTTCTTTCAAATGCTTTCCGGCAGCCCGCCATTGCGGCCGTATATGCTGCCCGAGGCTTGCGGCTGGCGCCCAACTACGGCCCCCTCTTGTACGACTACGGCCGCCAATTCGAGTTGCAGAATATGCCCGACAGCGCCACGCGCATCTATACCCGGGTCGTGCAGCTCGACACCACGTTCTACCGCGCCGACTACCGCTTGGCGCTGGTGGCTTACGAAAAGCGCAAATACGCTGATGCTGTTCCGCACCTTCAACGGGCTCTACGCCGCGCCCCCCGATTGCAAGGCGCGCGGCAGATGCTGGGAGAGAGTTTGGAGAACTTAGGTCGCTACGAAGAAGCCACGGAGCAATATCGTTTTCTTGTAGCCGAAAATCCAGGTAACCGCCACTGGACCTATAAAGTGTGGAAAGTAGGCAACCGCGCCCGCGGCATCATCGTCGACGAAACACCCCGCCGCGCAGCTGCGCCAGAAGAGCGTATAGAGCCTATTTCGGTTTTGCGTCCGCGATTGTAA
- a CDS encoding FAD-dependent monooxygenase, with protein MAHFLVIGAGLGGLATAHGLLRLGHSVQVYEAAPVLREVGAGLVLGANAMRALQQLGLHEAVRPHGSAVTSLKLFDQKGRLLQNADTSVFTRALGFDNVGIHRAALQQALLQELPTDTLILGKPFESFQQTATGVEAFFTDGTTTHADFLIGADGIRSRVRRQLLPTTEPRYAGYTCWRAVVEAAQLELPEGESGEVWGDQGRRFGYVPVGNGQVYWFACLNSPAPQNPKFRAFQVAELQHAFHSFPAPVPALLGLTRNEQVLWNDILDLKPLRQLAFGRVLLLGMQATLLRPTWARAPVWP; from the coding sequence ATGGCACATTTCCTTGTTATTGGCGCGGGTTTAGGTGGCTTGGCTACTGCGCATGGTTTGCTCAGGCTTGGCCATTCGGTACAGGTGTACGAAGCGGCCCCAGTATTGCGCGAAGTAGGCGCTGGCCTTGTGCTTGGCGCCAACGCTATGCGCGCCTTGCAGCAGCTCGGCCTCCACGAGGCGGTGCGCCCCCACGGTTCTGCAGTTACCTCACTCAAGCTCTTCGATCAGAAAGGCCGCTTGTTGCAGAACGCAGATACCTCCGTATTCACCCGAGCCTTAGGGTTCGATAATGTGGGCATTCACCGAGCAGCGCTTCAGCAGGCATTGCTCCAGGAGCTGCCAACCGACACACTTATTCTAGGCAAGCCCTTTGAAAGCTTCCAGCAAACCGCCACCGGTGTGGAGGCTTTTTTCACAGACGGTACCACCACTCACGCTGATTTCCTGATTGGGGCCGACGGCATCCGTTCTCGTGTGCGTCGGCAATTGCTGCCAACGACCGAGCCGCGCTATGCAGGCTACACTTGCTGGCGAGCTGTGGTAGAAGCCGCCCAGCTAGAACTCCCAGAGGGCGAATCAGGGGAAGTATGGGGAGACCAGGGCCGGCGTTTTGGCTACGTGCCCGTAGGAAATGGCCAAGTGTACTGGTTTGCCTGTCTCAACAGCCCGGCCCCGCAGAACCCCAAGTTTCGCGCATTTCAAGTGGCCGAGTTACAGCATGCATTTCACTCGTTTCCGGCACCCGTACCTGCTCTGCTTGGTCTCACGCGCAACGAACAGGTACTTTGGAACGATATTCTGGATCTTAAGCCCCTACGTCAGCTAGCTTTCGGCCGTGTGCTGCTGCTCGGGATGCAGGCCACGCTACTACGCCCAACCTGGGCCAGGGCGCCGGTATGGCCATAG
- the rpmI gene encoding 50S ribosomal protein L35: protein MPKMKTKSGAKKRFTLTGTGKIKRKHAFKSHILTKKTTKQKRNLTHVTLVSSADMNRVKDMLNM from the coding sequence ATGCCGAAAATGAAGACCAAGTCCGGCGCCAAAAAGCGTTTCACGCTGACCGGCACGGGCAAAATCAAGCGTAAGCACGCTTTCAAAAGCCACATTCTGACTAAAAAGACGACCAAGCAGAAGCGTAATCTTACGCACGTTACCTTGGTAAGTTCGGCGGACATGAACCGTGTGAAAGACATGCTTAACATGTAA
- the thrS gene encoding threonine--tRNA ligase, with the protein MIDITLPDGSVRQFVDGATGFDVASSISEGLARNALGVRVNGEVRDLHRPIGQNANLEILTWNDQDGKATFWHSSAHLLAEALEALYPGVKLGIGPSIENGFYYDIDLGEGRTISSEDFPEIEKKMLELAKKKSQYERKEVSKADAIAYFTEKADPYKLDLLERLEDGSITFYTQGDFTDLCRGPHIPDTSPIKAVKLLNVAGAYWRGDEKNKQLTRIYGITFPKAKELTEYLERLEEAKRRDHRKLGKELELFTFSEKVGAGLPLWLPKGTLLRERLEQFLRRAQVKAGYQPVVTPHIGAKELYVTSGHYEKYGADSFQPIKTPNPGEEFFLKPMNCPHHCEIYKSKPRSYRDLPVRLAEFGTVYRYEQSGELHGLTRVRGFTQDDAHIFCRPDQVKEEFTKVIDIVLYVLKALDFPDFTAQISLRDPENKAKYIGSDENWVRAETAIQEAAAEKGLNTVTELGEAAFYGPKLDFMVRDALGRKWQLGTIQVDYNLPERFELEYVASDNSRQRPVMIHRAPFGSLERFVAVLIEHCGGNFPLWLSPEQFAVLPISEKYHDYAQQIHDTLVQAELRGTVDHRDEKIGRKIRDAEVSKVPYMLIVGEKEQENGIVSVRKHGEGDIGSMPIADFIKSFQTQVADMMDGKTA; encoded by the coding sequence ATGATTGACATCACGCTCCCCGATGGCTCGGTGCGCCAGTTTGTAGATGGCGCCACGGGCTTTGATGTAGCATCTAGTATCAGTGAGGGCCTGGCCCGTAATGCGTTAGGCGTCCGCGTCAATGGTGAGGTCCGCGACCTGCACCGCCCTATCGGCCAGAATGCCAACCTGGAAATTCTCACTTGGAACGACCAAGACGGCAAAGCCACCTTTTGGCATTCCTCGGCGCACTTACTAGCCGAAGCCCTCGAAGCCCTGTATCCGGGCGTGAAGCTTGGTATTGGGCCAAGTATTGAGAATGGCTTCTACTACGACATCGACCTAGGCGAAGGCCGAACTATTTCTAGCGAAGACTTTCCCGAAATCGAGAAGAAGATGCTGGAATTGGCCAAAAAGAAAAGCCAGTACGAGCGCAAGGAAGTAAGTAAGGCCGATGCCATTGCCTACTTCACGGAAAAAGCTGATCCTTACAAACTCGACCTGCTTGAGCGTTTAGAAGATGGTTCCATCACCTTCTATACGCAAGGTGACTTCACGGACCTTTGCCGCGGGCCGCACATCCCCGATACGAGCCCTATCAAAGCTGTTAAGCTACTCAACGTGGCTGGTGCGTACTGGCGCGGCGACGAAAAGAACAAGCAGCTCACGCGCATCTATGGCATCACCTTCCCGAAAGCCAAAGAGCTAACCGAATACCTGGAACGGCTAGAGGAAGCCAAGCGCCGCGACCACCGCAAGCTGGGCAAAGAACTAGAGCTGTTTACGTTCAGTGAGAAAGTAGGAGCGGGGCTGCCCTTGTGGTTGCCTAAAGGCACGTTGCTGCGCGAGCGGCTCGAGCAGTTTCTGCGCCGGGCCCAAGTGAAAGCGGGCTATCAGCCCGTTGTGACGCCCCACATTGGAGCCAAGGAACTGTACGTGACCAGCGGCCACTACGAGAAGTATGGTGCTGATTCGTTCCAGCCCATCAAGACGCCAAACCCGGGCGAGGAGTTCTTCCTCAAGCCGATGAACTGCCCGCATCACTGCGAGATTTACAAGTCCAAACCCCGCTCGTACCGCGACTTGCCCGTCCGGTTGGCGGAGTTTGGTACAGTGTACCGCTATGAGCAAAGTGGCGAACTACATGGCCTAACGCGGGTGCGTGGCTTCACGCAAGACGATGCCCACATCTTCTGCCGGCCAGATCAAGTAAAGGAAGAGTTTACCAAGGTTATTGATATTGTCCTTTACGTACTTAAGGCACTAGATTTCCCTGATTTCACCGCTCAGATTTCACTACGCGACCCGGAGAATAAGGCCAAGTATATTGGGTCTGACGAAAACTGGGTACGAGCTGAAACAGCTATTCAGGAGGCGGCCGCTGAGAAAGGACTCAACACAGTAACCGAGCTCGGTGAGGCTGCCTTCTATGGTCCTAAGCTCGACTTCATGGTGCGTGATGCTCTCGGCCGCAAATGGCAGCTAGGCACCATTCAGGTTGACTACAATTTGCCGGAGCGCTTCGAGTTGGAGTACGTAGCTTCCGACAATTCTCGGCAGCGCCCCGTCATGATTCACCGGGCGCCGTTTGGCTCGCTGGAGCGTTTCGTGGCTGTGCTAATCGAACACTGTGGTGGCAACTTTCCACTCTGGCTCTCGCCCGAGCAATTTGCGGTGCTCCCGATTTCCGAGAAGTACCACGACTATGCCCAGCAGATCCACGACACGCTCGTGCAAGCCGAGCTACGCGGCACGGTAGACCACCGCGACGAGAAAATCGGCCGCAAAATCCGGGATGCCGAGGTGTCGAAGGTACCGTACATGCTGATTGTAGGGGAGAAGGAACAGGAAAACGGCATTGTTTCAGTTCGTAAGCACGGCGAAGGCGACATTGGCTCGATGCCAATTGCCGACTTCATCAAAAGCTTCCAGACCCAGGTGGCTGACATGATGGACGGCAAAACCGCTTAA